The genome window CGGCGCTTCGGACGGTCTGCTGAAAGGCCTCCCGGAGTGCCGGGTCAGGGATCATCATGTTCGACGCCTGTAGCGCGGCGAGGTTGAAGGTCTTGCTGGGCGAAGTGCAGATGATCGACCGCGCCTCGTATTCCGCGCCCAGTGTGGCGTACGGCGTAAAGTCCCGGTTCCCCAGGATCAGGTCGCCGTGGATCTCGTCGGAAACGACCAGCACGTCGTTGTCCATGCAGATCCGGCCGAAGCGCCGCAACTCCTCCCGGGTCCAGATCCGGCCGACCGGGTTGTGGGGGTGGCAGAGGATGGCCATCCTGACCTCCGGGTCGGCGCATTTGGCTTCGAGATCGTCGAAATCCATGTAGTAGCGGCCGTCCCGGTATTGCAGCGGGTTCAACGCCGGCCGCGTCTGCAGGTTCTCGATGGCGTTGTAGAATGGATAGTACACCGGCGGTTGCACCAGCACCTTGTCGCCGGGCTTCGTGTAGGCGGAGACCAGCATGTGCAGGGCGGGTACGATGCCCGGGGTGAAGCAGATGGTGTCGGGATCGACGGACCAGTCATGGCGCCGCTTCATCCACCGCACCACGGAATCGTAGTAGGACGGCGGCGGGAAGGCGTATCCGTAGACGCCCATGTTCGCGATTTCGGTCACGGCGTCCACCACCGGCTGCGGGCACGGGAAGTCCATATCCGCCACCCACAGCGGAAGCACGGGCCGCTCGTGCCGGCTGGCGTCGGTCTCGTCCCAGGGGACAATGACTCCGTCCCGTTTGACGTAGTCCCACTTGTACGAATTGGTGCCGTTTCGATTGATGCGCTGGTCGAAATCATAGTTCATCGGGAAAGGCATCTCCATCGGTTCGGGGCGGTGCAAAGGCTGTACTAAGTCGTGTAGAAGGTGGCCGTACGGCGTCGTATGTTAACCGGTCGCGGTGGCGCTGTCAATTTGCATTTAACGGTTGCCATGCATGGCCTTAGACTGTACCATGTGGACTCGGCGGCCGCCTGTCCAATCCGCCGTCTTCACTGCCTTGAAAGCCGAATGAATACACGCAATCGCCGGGTTACTCCCCTTACGCATGCGCATTGTTGAACGGTTCAAGAACCTGACCGCCGGGGAAGCCGTGGTCATCGCCGGCGTGGGCCAGCGCGCGGGTGTTCCGGCGAAAGAGGCCGACGCCGGTTGGCCCATGGGCGTGGTGCGACGGCCCGACGGCGACCTGGTCGTGATCGACTACCAGTGGCACCGCATCTG of Gemmatimonadota bacterium contains these proteins:
- a CDS encoding pyridoxal phosphate-dependent aminotransferase → MNYDFDQRINRNGTNSYKWDYVKRDGVIVPWDETDASRHERPVLPLWVADMDFPCPQPVVDAVTEIANMGVYGYAFPPPSYYDSVVRWMKRRHDWSVDPDTICFTPGIVPALHMLVSAYTKPGDKVLVQPPVYYPFYNAIENLQTRPALNPLQYRDGRYYMDFDDLEAKCADPEVRMAILCHPHNPVGRIWTREELRRFGRICMDNDVLVVSDEIHGDLILGNRDFTPYATLGAEYEARSIICTSPSKTFNLAALQASNMMIPDPALREAFQQTVRSAGIFTLNPFGIAAVEAAYDHGEEWLEQLLAYLEGNYRFLESFFRERLPGIPVIETEGTYLVWVDFTSLGLDKDALQHLMMEEARVFLDEGYIFGPEGEGFERINIACPRSILAEALERIEAAVNGVGPR